One genomic window of Paenisporosarcina antarctica includes the following:
- a CDS encoding DinB family protein, producing MKFQIEEAIEILERTPKVLSNLLIGLSNSWTVCDEGEATWNAFDVIGHLIEGEKYNWIPRIETIISKGETENFPVFDRFSQLHQNSQKTIEQLLSEFTELRLNSLERLSSLINSLTDLEQTGLHPEFGSVKLREQISTWVAHDLDHISQIARVMAKRYKEDVGPWKAYLRILN from the coding sequence ATGAAGTTTCAGATTGAAGAGGCAATTGAAATACTCGAACGTACACCAAAAGTTCTTAGTAATTTACTTATTGGATTATCGAATTCATGGACTGTTTGTGACGAAGGAGAAGCAACTTGGAATGCCTTTGATGTAATTGGCCACCTTATCGAAGGGGAAAAATATAATTGGATTCCACGAATAGAAACAATTATTTCAAAGGGAGAAACGGAAAACTTCCCTGTATTTGATCGCTTTAGTCAACTTCACCAAAACTCACAGAAAACTATTGAACAATTGCTTAGTGAGTTTACTGAACTCCGTTTGAATAGCCTAGAAAGGTTAAGCAGTTTAATTAACTCTCTTACAGATTTAGAACAAACGGGTTTACATCCGGAATTTGGAAGTGTAAAACTTAGAGAACAAATATCAACATGGGTTGCCCATGATCTTGATCATATATCCCAAATTGCCAGAGTGATGGCAAAACGGTATAAAGAAGATGTTGGACCTTGGAAGGCTTATCTGCGTATCCTGAATTAA
- the madM gene encoding malonate transporter subunit MadM has protein sequence MLETLSKVFSNNPLIVSFAVIGITMYVAYVLSDKLTKGRIHGSAIAIILGLLLAYIGGVLTGGEKGLADISIFAGIGLMGGGMLRDFAIVATSFGASFDEIKKAGKNGVAALFIGVILSFVVGVAIAYAFGYRDPISLTTIGAGTATYIVGPVTGAAIGASSEVITISIAAGLVKSILTMIGTPFIAKYIGLNNPRSAMVYGGLMGTTSGVAAGLAATDPKLVPYGAVTATFYTGLGVLLAPSVLYLMTKAIFG, from the coding sequence ATGCTCGAAACATTAAGTAAAGTTTTTTCAAATAATCCACTGATAGTTTCCTTCGCAGTCATTGGTATAACGATGTACGTCGCATACGTTCTTTCTGATAAATTAACAAAAGGACGAATCCACGGGTCAGCAATTGCCATTATTCTCGGTTTATTACTGGCCTATATAGGAGGAGTGCTAACAGGGGGCGAAAAAGGGCTAGCGGATATTAGCATCTTTGCTGGGATCGGGTTAATGGGCGGTGGAATGCTTCGAGATTTTGCGATTGTTGCTACTTCGTTCGGCGCTAGTTTCGATGAAATTAAAAAAGCTGGAAAGAACGGTGTTGCAGCTCTGTTCATTGGTGTCATATTGTCTTTTGTTGTTGGTGTCGCCATTGCTTATGCTTTCGGCTATAGGGATCCTATCAGTCTCACAACTATTGGTGCAGGCACAGCAACTTATATTGTTGGTCCCGTTACTGGGGCTGCAATTGGGGCGAGCTCTGAAGTAATTACTATCAGTATCGCAGCCGGACTTGTGAAATCAATCTTAACAATGATTGGCACCCCGTTTATTGCTAAGTACATTGGTTTAAATAATCCTCGCTCAGCCATGGTTTATGGAGGGTTGATGGGAACAACAAGCGGTGTTGCCGCCGGTCTTGCTGCAACAGATCCTAAATTAGTACCTTATGGCGCTGTCACAGCAACATTTTATACAGGTCTTGGCGTCTTATTGGCTCCATCAGTATTGTATTTAATGACAAAAGCTATTTTCGGATAG
- the madL gene encoding malonate transporter subunit MadL gives MVIFGVALLAICMLIGVFLGELLGLSIGIEANVGGIGLAMIILILLVDYLKKRDKLSQPAQEGLGFWSAMYIPIVIAMSANQNVAGALDGGPLAIMAGIAAVVISWMLVPLLSKGGSETAIDKTVEENTIIIGDEDYNARNIK, from the coding sequence ATGGTTATTTTTGGTGTAGCATTACTGGCAATTTGTATGCTGATTGGTGTTTTTTTGGGTGAATTATTAGGTCTCTCCATTGGTATTGAAGCAAATGTAGGCGGTATAGGTCTTGCGATGATAATACTCATTCTACTCGTTGATTACTTAAAAAAACGTGACAAACTTAGTCAGCCGGCTCAAGAAGGGCTCGGTTTTTGGAGTGCGATGTACATTCCAATCGTCATTGCAATGTCGGCTAATCAAAATGTAGCTGGCGCACTTGACGGCGGCCCGCTCGCCATTATGGCAGGGATTGCAGCTGTTGTAATTAGTTGGATGCTTGTTCCTCTTTTAAGTAAGGGTGGATCTGAGACAGCAATTGATAAAACTGTAGAAGAAAATACTATTATTATAGGGGACGAAGATTACAATGCTCGAAACATTAAGTAA
- a CDS encoding GntR family transcriptional regulator, whose amino-acid sequence MNNALSTLIAEHITEQIITGVLKSGDKLVEHIYAEKYSTSRAPVREAIYLLAIAGLVERIPRKGAIVKDYTEDEIYDLLEIRNMLENMGMDRIKKKGIDNVLLKEMNQLFEEMKKVEDVYSYTQLNHSFHMCLIKMSKSEMINDMYSRLGWPLLKIQSNSFTNEGNIEKSILEHEIIIKLLEQQNFTELSVVLSKHNRDVISSIQKKTRS is encoded by the coding sequence ATGAATAACGCATTATCTACTTTAATTGCAGAACATATAACAGAACAGATAATTACCGGTGTACTTAAGTCAGGTGACAAGTTAGTTGAACATATCTATGCTGAAAAATACAGTACGAGCAGGGCACCAGTTCGTGAGGCAATATACTTACTTGCAATTGCAGGGCTGGTTGAAAGAATTCCACGAAAGGGAGCGATTGTAAAAGATTATACCGAAGATGAAATATACGATCTTCTTGAAATTCGAAATATGCTTGAAAATATGGGGATGGATAGAATTAAAAAGAAGGGGATAGATAACGTTTTATTAAAAGAAATGAATCAACTATTTGAAGAAATGAAAAAAGTTGAGGATGTCTATTCCTATACTCAATTAAATCACTCTTTTCATATGTGTCTTATTAAGATGAGTAAAAGTGAAATGATTAATGATATGTACTCTCGTCTTGGCTGGCCGTTGTTAAAAATTCAAAGTAACTCTTTTACTAACGAAGGGAATATAGAAAAATCCATTTTAGAACATGAAATCATAATAAAATTGTTAGAACAACAAAACTTTACAGAATTGTCAGTAGTTTTATCGAAACATAATAGAGACGTGATAAGTAGTATCCAAAAAAAGACTCGTTCATAG
- a CDS encoding ACP S-malonyltransferase, whose product MKLAFLFPGQGSQKPGLLNDLPKCAAVENVLNTVTETLNESVFNFHSKEALVSTKAVQLTLLTAGVATFKAFEAEGVKPDFVAGHSVGAFSAAVAAGVIELKDAVKIVKLRGELMEKAYPEGYGMGVVLGMGFYKLQSLVAEHYDEKSPVFMANQNSQDEITISGALPGLQNVLDHARQNGARCATMLNVSTPSHCPLLSSVSDDLTGALHDILFYKPVIPYAGNRRARLLYDPVDIRQDLAESVSSPVQWNDASRVLYEKGARLFIEMPPGSVLSRLATKAFPEARVLSVAENGFDDCQFVAKQHLLK is encoded by the coding sequence GTGAAGCTTGCTTTTTTGTTTCCTGGGCAGGGTTCCCAGAAGCCAGGACTTCTAAATGATTTGCCAAAATGTGCTGCAGTAGAAAATGTGCTAAATACAGTTACCGAAACATTAAATGAGAGCGTTTTCAATTTCCATTCGAAAGAGGCACTTGTTTCAACAAAGGCTGTTCAGCTTACACTTTTGACTGCGGGAGTAGCTACTTTTAAAGCATTTGAAGCTGAAGGAGTAAAACCTGATTTTGTCGCGGGTCATTCTGTCGGTGCATTTAGCGCCGCGGTGGCTGCGGGTGTCATTGAACTTAAAGACGCAGTCAAAATCGTCAAGTTACGTGGCGAGTTAATGGAAAAGGCATACCCAGAAGGATATGGCATGGGCGTTGTACTAGGGATGGGATTTTATAAACTTCAATCGCTTGTTGCTGAACATTACGATGAAAAAAGTCCTGTATTTATGGCGAATCAAAATTCCCAAGATGAAATAACGATCTCTGGTGCTTTACCAGGGCTACAAAATGTACTCGATCATGCACGGCAGAATGGTGCACGTTGTGCCACAATGCTAAATGTTAGTACACCATCACATTGTCCACTTTTATCATCTGTTTCAGATGATCTAACTGGAGCGCTTCATGATATTTTATTTTATAAGCCAGTTATTCCATATGCGGGAAATCGAAGGGCACGTCTTTTGTATGACCCTGTCGACATACGGCAAGATCTCGCTGAAAGTGTTTCTTCTCCTGTTCAATGGAATGATGCTTCTAGGGTTCTGTATGAAAAAGGAGCAAGACTTTTTATCGAGATGCCTCCGGGATCAGTGCTGTCACGTTTAGCAACAAAGGCTTTTCCGGAGGCTAGAGTTTTATCAGTAGCGGAGAATGGTTTTGATGATTGTCAGTTTGTTGCAAAACAACATCTATTGAAATGA
- the mdcA gene encoding malonate decarboxylase subunit alpha encodes MESTKQFGNKKRIWTTRLDAKNRRIDSVKGLVNGMVIPTDQIVDVMEKLIRPGDRVVLEGNNQKQASFLSEALAQTNPKNLYDLHMIMSSISRPEHLDLFERGIAKKVDFAYAGPQSLRMSQMLEDKQLMMGEIHTYLELYGRLFIDLIPSVALVAADKADRFGNLYTGPNTEETPTLIEATAFSDGIVIAQVNELTDDLPRVDIPGSWIDYIVVADKPYELEPLFTRDPRHITDIQILQAMMVIRGIYEKHEVQSLNHGIGYNTAAIELLLPTYGESLGLKGKICKHWALNPHPTLIPAIESGWVESVHCFGGEVGMEKYVAARRDVFFTGRDGSMRSNRTLSQMAGQYAVDLFIGSTLQIDEEGNSSTVTRGRLSGYGGAPNMGHNPGGRRHSTPAWLNMITSEDPLARGKKLVVQVVETFQAGNKPVFVESLDAIDVKKDSGLATAPVMIYGDDVTHVVTEEGIAYLYKADSMEKRREAIAAIAGVTSVGLKHNSNKTDKLRREGLIAFPEDLQIRRTDAKRSLLAAKNIEEIVEWSDGLYEPPAKFRSW; translated from the coding sequence ATGGAATCGACAAAACAGTTTGGTAATAAAAAACGGATATGGACGACACGGCTCGATGCGAAAAATAGACGAATAGATAGTGTCAAAGGTTTGGTAAACGGGATGGTGATCCCAACTGATCAAATTGTAGATGTAATGGAAAAGCTAATCAGACCTGGCGATCGTGTAGTTCTAGAAGGAAACAATCAAAAGCAAGCTTCGTTTCTTTCAGAAGCACTTGCCCAAACGAATCCTAAAAACTTGTATGATTTGCACATGATTATGTCTAGTATCTCAAGACCTGAACATCTTGATCTGTTCGAGCGTGGCATTGCGAAGAAAGTGGATTTTGCCTACGCAGGTCCGCAAAGCCTCCGGATGTCTCAAATGCTTGAAGATAAGCAATTGATGATGGGAGAAATTCATACGTATCTTGAACTTTATGGGCGCCTTTTCATAGACTTGATTCCGTCTGTTGCATTGGTCGCAGCGGATAAAGCGGATCGATTTGGAAATCTTTATACAGGACCGAACACGGAAGAAACACCGACACTTATTGAAGCTACCGCATTTAGCGATGGGATTGTCATCGCGCAGGTGAATGAATTAACGGATGATTTACCGCGAGTTGATATACCCGGATCGTGGATTGACTATATTGTGGTTGCTGATAAACCGTATGAACTTGAACCATTATTTACACGCGATCCCCGTCACATTACCGATATTCAAATTTTGCAGGCGATGATGGTTATTCGCGGTATTTATGAAAAGCACGAAGTACAGTCGTTGAATCATGGTATTGGGTATAACACTGCAGCAATTGAATTACTGCTACCGACATATGGAGAATCACTCGGATTGAAAGGTAAAATTTGCAAACACTGGGCGTTAAATCCTCATCCTACATTGATTCCTGCGATTGAGAGTGGCTGGGTCGAAAGTGTACATTGTTTTGGTGGGGAGGTTGGCATGGAGAAATATGTAGCCGCCCGCCGTGATGTGTTTTTCACTGGACGTGATGGCAGCATGCGCTCAAATCGGACTCTTTCACAAATGGCAGGACAATATGCAGTTGACTTGTTTATCGGTTCCACTTTACAAATAGATGAGGAAGGAAATTCCTCTACTGTAACGAGAGGCAGATTGTCTGGTTACGGAGGGGCACCTAATATGGGACATAATCCCGGTGGACGCCGTCATTCAACACCTGCCTGGTTAAACATGATAACGTCAGAAGATCCATTAGCTCGTGGGAAAAAACTGGTTGTGCAAGTGGTAGAGACATTCCAAGCTGGAAATAAGCCTGTTTTTGTCGAGTCCCTAGATGCAATTGACGTGAAAAAAGATTCTGGACTGGCTACAGCACCGGTCATGATATACGGTGATGATGTCACGCATGTTGTAACTGAAGAGGGGATTGCATATCTGTACAAGGCTGACAGCATGGAAAAGCGAAGGGAAGCCATTGCAGCCATAGCTGGTGTTACTTCAGTTGGATTAAAGCACAATTCGAATAAAACAGATAAATTGCGACGTGAAGGATTGATCGCATTCCCGGAAGATTTACAAATTCGCAGAACTGATGCAAAGCGGTCACTACTTGCTGCAAAAAATATAGAGGAAATTGTCGAGTGGTCAGATGGGCTATATGAACCGCCGGCAAAATTCAGGAGTTGGTAA
- a CDS encoding triphosphoribosyl-dephospho-CoA synthase encodes MFNEKKSFSITAAKLAVHSLIEEVELTPKPGLVDKRNNGAHHDITLQLMRISAESLTETFEKIAFISYGRSPSQSLREEIAEIGRAGEKRMFEVTFGVNTHKGAIWAIGLLVSSTSMGKGMYNIEEIVTLAGELARFTDRYCPETITNGSNVTTKYGVGGARGEAQQGFPNIMNFSLPMLNRSRESGYTEEEARLNALLSLIAQLDDTCILHRQGLEALSFAKHQAHYLLTNGNLDWLNTLDETFTKRNISPGGSADLLAATLFLDKIQANKTEKITRKDYVYTN; translated from the coding sequence ATGTTTAACGAGAAGAAATCTTTTAGTATCACCGCAGCTAAATTAGCCGTTCATTCATTAATAGAAGAAGTTGAACTTACACCGAAGCCAGGACTTGTTGACAAAAGAAATAATGGTGCGCACCATGACATAACTCTTCAATTGATGAGAATATCAGCGGAATCACTCACAGAAACTTTTGAAAAAATTGCATTCATTAGTTATGGACGCAGTCCTTCACAATCTCTAAGAGAAGAAATTGCAGAGATTGGTCGTGCTGGAGAAAAAAGAATGTTTGAAGTTACTTTCGGAGTGAATACGCATAAAGGGGCTATTTGGGCTATCGGCCTGCTCGTATCATCTACCTCGATGGGAAAAGGAATGTATAACATAGAAGAAATTGTTACATTGGCCGGTGAATTAGCTCGTTTTACTGATAGGTATTGTCCGGAAACTATTACAAATGGTAGTAATGTTACTACAAAATATGGTGTAGGTGGAGCAAGAGGGGAAGCTCAACAAGGATTTCCAAATATTATGAATTTTTCTCTCCCTATGTTAAATCGTTCAAGAGAGTCAGGTTATACGGAAGAAGAAGCCAGACTTAATGCGCTTCTTTCATTAATTGCCCAGCTGGATGATACGTGTATTTTACATCGTCAAGGACTTGAAGCCCTATCGTTTGCCAAACATCAGGCACATTATTTACTAACAAATGGCAATTTGGATTGGCTAAATACACTTGATGAGACTTTCACAAAACGAAATATTTCACCAGGTGGCAGTGCTGATCTGCTAGCTGCTACGCTGTTTTTAGATAAAATCCAAGCAAATAAAACAGAAAAAATAACTCGTAAAGATTATGTATATACAAATTAA
- a CDS encoding malonate decarboxylase subunit delta has protein sequence MESMTFTFPATKKINSLAHVGVVGSGDLEIMMEPSGSSQTEVTIRTGITGYKDTWESVVQRFFSQHEVAVKVKINDFGATPGVVKLRLEQALEVISND, from the coding sequence TTGGAAAGTATGACATTCACGTTTCCTGCAACGAAAAAAATTAATAGCCTCGCACATGTAGGTGTCGTCGGATCAGGTGATTTAGAAATTATGATGGAACCTTCAGGTAGTTCTCAAACGGAAGTGACGATTCGAACAGGAATAACTGGATATAAAGATACTTGGGAATCTGTTGTTCAACGTTTTTTCTCACAGCATGAAGTTGCAGTGAAGGTTAAAATAAACGACTTCGGTGCAACACCGGGTGTAGTGAAACTCCGTCTTGAACAGGCACTGGAGGTAATCTCTAATGATTAG
- the mdcD gene encoding biotin-independent malonate decarboxylase subunit beta: protein MIRTLKTSFVESNGRERVHGILDNGTYKELLGPWDDLESPHLEPQGIVPQSDDGVIIAKGTINKQLAVVISIEANFLGGGIGEVSGSKIAGVLEMALKDCKAGTKTIPVLVLDTGGVRLQEANYGVLSIAEICAAIVELRRYVPVIAVIPGKIGAFGGMSITAGLCSTIIMTRGGRLGLNGPEVIEQEAGIREFDSKDRLLIWRTIGGEQRAAAGFADVMIEDDIESIIEVISSYINDDTILVPRTEQVSRYETFLSLVDPEHRLSSEKVGLLWTESKNAVIKEDKSIILESEEAMGRGRKWFDLLRDDALEIGDIPSVRVADSMIGEKAVRFIAVVPDSQNRFPRARKGEVGLQEGWSIAKHVREAMEEDKNSEKRTIVAIVDVPGQAYGYHEELLGIHQACAAAVDAYASARLNGHPVIAFIPGNAISGAFLAHGMQANRLIALRDDGVNVHVMSKQSAARITQRSLEELEAATKKVPAMAYDVESFEKLGALSSLVDGVEADTPGKKERDIIYKEIHLAIEDVWMDGSIDLSVRLKSSFAQSGRAASILVREKLSEQWN from the coding sequence ATGATTAGAACACTAAAAACCAGTTTTGTAGAATCTAACGGACGCGAGCGAGTTCATGGGATATTAGATAATGGTACCTATAAAGAATTGCTTGGCCCATGGGATGATCTAGAATCCCCTCATTTGGAGCCACAGGGAATCGTACCGCAAAGTGATGATGGAGTTATTATTGCTAAAGGAACAATTAACAAACAGCTGGCGGTTGTCATATCGATAGAGGCAAATTTCCTGGGTGGCGGGATTGGTGAAGTATCTGGTTCGAAAATTGCTGGTGTACTTGAAATGGCGCTAAAAGATTGTAAAGCTGGTACAAAAACGATCCCTGTGTTGGTTTTAGATACAGGAGGCGTTAGACTTCAAGAAGCAAATTATGGTGTACTATCAATCGCTGAAATCTGTGCAGCCATTGTGGAGTTAAGACGTTATGTCCCAGTTATCGCAGTCATTCCTGGGAAAATCGGAGCATTTGGAGGAATGTCCATTACTGCTGGTCTTTGCAGCACAATCATTATGACTCGTGGAGGACGTCTTGGACTAAACGGTCCGGAAGTAATAGAACAGGAAGCTGGTATCCGTGAATTTGATTCGAAAGACAGGCTACTCATCTGGAGAACGATTGGAGGAGAACAGCGGGCCGCTGCTGGTTTTGCAGATGTTATGATCGAAGATGATATAGAATCTATCATAGAAGTGATTTCATCTTATATAAACGACGATACGATACTTGTTCCTAGGACAGAGCAGGTAAGTCGGTACGAAACATTTTTAAGTTTGGTCGATCCAGAGCATCGATTGTCATCTGAAAAAGTAGGGTTGCTTTGGACTGAGTCTAAAAATGCAGTGATTAAGGAGGATAAATCGATTATTTTAGAGAGTGAAGAAGCCATGGGGCGTGGGAGAAAATGGTTTGATTTGCTACGTGATGATGCTTTAGAAATAGGGGATATACCATCTGTTCGAGTAGCAGACAGTATGATTGGAGAGAAAGCAGTTCGATTTATTGCCGTAGTTCCTGACTCTCAAAATCGTTTTCCGCGTGCGAGAAAAGGTGAAGTGGGTTTACAGGAAGGTTGGTCAATCGCAAAACATGTTCGAGAAGCCATGGAAGAGGATAAAAATAGTGAAAAGCGTACCATTGTCGCAATCGTCGATGTTCCGGGTCAGGCTTACGGCTATCATGAAGAACTTCTCGGTATTCACCAAGCTTGTGCAGCCGCGGTGGATGCTTATGCTTCAGCAAGATTGAATGGTCATCCAGTAATTGCATTCATACCGGGAAATGCGATATCAGGTGCATTTTTGGCACATGGTATGCAGGCGAATCGACTGATTGCACTACGTGATGATGGTGTGAATGTACATGTCATGTCGAAACAATCGGCTGCTAGGATTACTCAGAGAAGTCTTGAAGAATTGGAAGCTGCTACGAAAAAAGTACCGGCAATGGCGTATGATGTTGAGTCATTCGAAAAGTTAGGTGCCCTGTCCTCGTTAGTAGATGGAGTAGAAGCAGACACTCCTGGGAAAAAAGAGAGGGACATCATATATAAAGAGATACACCTTGCCATTGAAGATGTTTGGATGGATGGTTCAATTGATTTAAGTGTACGGTTAAAGTCTTCTTTTGCTCAATCTGGCAGGGCAGCATCAATTTTAGTCAGAGAAAAGTTGAGTGAGCAGTGGAATTAA
- a CDS encoding malonate decarboxylase holo-ACP synthase, with amino-acid sequence MELNTHDLLEFESVKNLISNSPLPEWVETSIANVPFVVVRRAKVSEGLVPVGVRGPKRNERFAAFLPVEQIVRRITPEQLAQERKWNDNSKEIFNYLGRVSKLMNTYSLNWGPVGSVGFELASGKETTTKSSDIDIVIRFSKGFTTSIAKEIEAELKKIQVRVDVQMEAMKGTFSLSEYAISEGQPVLFRTVDGPLLKRISIHDLR; translated from the coding sequence GTGGAATTAAATACACATGACTTGTTGGAATTTGAAAGTGTTAAGAATTTGATCAGTAATTCACCATTACCAGAATGGGTTGAAACGTCAATCGCCAATGTACCTTTTGTAGTAGTGAGGCGTGCCAAGGTAAGTGAAGGACTTGTGCCAGTTGGAGTACGTGGTCCGAAGAGAAATGAGCGGTTCGCCGCCTTCTTGCCAGTAGAACAAATTGTGAGGCGGATTACGCCGGAACAGCTAGCGCAAGAAAGGAAATGGAACGACAATTCTAAAGAAATTTTTAATTATTTGGGGCGAGTTAGCAAATTAATGAATACCTATTCACTCAATTGGGGCCCAGTAGGAAGTGTTGGGTTTGAACTGGCGAGTGGGAAAGAAACGACAACGAAATCGAGTGATATTGATATTGTTATTCGCTTTTCGAAGGGATTCACGACTAGTATTGCCAAAGAAATAGAAGCGGAATTGAAAAAAATCCAGGTTCGTGTAGATGTTCAGATGGAAGCGATGAAAGGTACTTTTTCATTAAGTGAATATGCTATATCGGAAGGACAACCAGTACTATTTAGGACAGTGGATGGACCTTTGTTAAAGAGAATAAGTATACATGATTTAAGGTAA
- a CDS encoding VOC family protein — protein MRIARPTTQLDKVIEFYEVGLGLQKVGEFWGHNGYDGVMYGLPDNHVHLEFTSHVAGTPCPAPTKDNLLVYYLPDWNVISKVTSRLADMGYHEVEAENPYWQDSGITIEDPDGWRIVLFCSTGL, from the coding sequence ATGAGAATTGCAAGACCAACAACCCAATTGGATAAGGTCATTGAATTTTATGAAGTAGGTTTAGGACTGCAGAAAGTCGGTGAGTTTTGGGGACATAATGGATATGATGGTGTGATGTATGGGCTACCTGATAACCATGTACATCTGGAGTTTACCAGTCATGTTGCAGGAACACCTTGTCCTGCTCCAACTAAAGATAATTTGCTTGTTTATTATTTACCGGATTGGAATGTGATATCTAAGGTCACAAGTAGGTTGGCAGATATGGGCTATCACGAAGTTGAAGCAGAAAATCCTTATTGGCAAGACTCTGGAATTACCATTGAAGATCCGGATGGTTGGCGAATCGTCTTGTTTTGCTCTACTGGGTTGTAA
- a CDS encoding MFS transporter encodes MTTAKTTSSSMVSNPVYPIIFAISGVHLLNDSIQSVIPAMFPVLEKDLGLTFTQLGLIAFALNMVASVLQPVVGYLSDLKPKPYSLPFGMMASFLGILGLAFAPEYWMILVSVIFIGLGSAIFHPEGSRVSFMAAGHKRGLSQSIYQVGGNTGQALAPLISAFILVPLGQRGAALFLLVAGLGIFILMKISAWYKAQLEQEKLLKRKRVLLSSMANLTKKQIGVALGLLLMIIFARSIYVTNITSFYIFHLIESYGLTIQKGQLIIFLFLAVGAVGTFFGGPWADKIGRKNVIVLSLIVPVPLCLLLPYVPLPAVIVLLILIGFFIMLSFSVTVVYAQELVPSKIGTMAGLTVGLAFGMGAIGAVVIGILMDHIGIYTTMIIISLLPILGLVGLALPRDQKMTSPPLITK; translated from the coding sequence ATGACAACAGCAAAAACAACTTCATCTTCAATGGTTTCCAATCCAGTCTATCCAATCATATTTGCGATTAGTGGCGTTCACTTATTGAATGATTCAATCCAATCAGTCATTCCAGCGATGTTCCCTGTCCTTGAAAAAGATCTTGGGCTTACGTTTACACAGTTAGGGTTAATTGCATTCGCATTGAATATGGTCGCCTCAGTACTACAGCCGGTCGTCGGTTATCTTAGTGATCTGAAACCCAAACCATATTCACTTCCATTTGGAATGATGGCTTCATTTCTAGGGATTTTAGGACTAGCATTTGCCCCAGAATATTGGATGATTCTAGTTTCCGTCATTTTTATTGGACTTGGTTCTGCCATTTTCCATCCAGAAGGTTCCCGCGTGTCTTTTATGGCAGCCGGACATAAAAGAGGTCTATCACAATCCATTTACCAAGTGGGAGGAAATACAGGACAAGCATTAGCCCCGCTTATCAGCGCATTTATCTTAGTACCTCTTGGTCAAAGAGGCGCTGCTCTATTTTTGCTAGTCGCTGGTCTTGGCATTTTTATATTAATGAAAATTTCAGCTTGGTATAAGGCACAGTTAGAACAAGAAAAATTACTGAAGCGTAAAAGAGTACTATTGTCTTCAATGGCGAATTTAACGAAAAAACAAATAGGTGTCGCACTTGGTCTGTTACTCATGATTATCTTCGCCCGCTCCATTTATGTGACGAATATAACAAGCTTTTATATCTTTCATTTAATAGAATCTTACGGGTTAACGATTCAAAAAGGACAGCTCATCATCTTCTTATTTCTAGCAGTCGGAGCAGTCGGCACATTTTTCGGAGGCCCTTGGGCAGATAAAATAGGACGAAAAAATGTCATTGTATTATCGCTTATAGTCCCAGTACCATTATGCCTTCTCCTGCCATATGTACCATTACCAGCAGTGATTGTTCTACTAATACTTATTGGATTTTTCATCATGCTAAGTTTTTCGGTCACTGTGGTTTATGCACAGGAACTTGTGCCGAGTAAGATTGGGACGATGGCGGGACTAACAGTTGGACTCGCTTTTGGAATGGGGGCTATAGGGGCAGTTGTGATTGGTATTTTGATGGACCATATTGGTATATATACGACCATGATCATCATTTCATTGTTACCAATACTAGGACTTGTTGGACTTGCACTCCCTCGTGATCAAAAGATGACTTCACCACCGCTGATTACTAAGTAA